In Cryptomeria japonica chromosome 10, Sugi_1.0, whole genome shotgun sequence, a genomic segment contains:
- the LOC131073360 gene encoding uncharacterized protein LOC131073360, with translation MYSFHCQRQLSFTNVDDALRILPIACELLFKEGIQACMEYLEAVCWTPEQKLRIQALLSSLQVNISTDLAERLKISKSVFDEKLELLKKIVPQMLSEILNKPFVPNGVPLRHMQETVEKQIVAYFEEDIHPAIQNICSDALLNEFRRRIEGIKRGSSIKRDSACESLLWLLDLIKLCKRDVFEAAFTIFVEDKGIVHTLAKPSNFWLLYISKTYRYSSFEKLNHDQSFSDSDRSCSSRVLEILVHRFLDALANGDLIIPKLKRVSFLINWVPVIAHLICRYACEHNARELIDCSPVRGLKFSERFEGGVTKILASLPLRDQSKILDSFSDTATKFQTWEGGIFRWWINAIWMAVMAANGNHLQIE, from the coding sequence ATGTATTCATTTCACTGCCAAAGGCAGCTTTCTTTCACCAATGTAGATGACGCCCTACGCATTTTACCCATAGCTTGTGAATTACTGTTTAAAGAGGGAATTCAAGCGTGCATGGAATATTTGGAAGCAGTTTGTTGGACTCCTGAACAAAAGCTCAGAATCCAagctcttctatcatctttgcaggtAAATATTTCCACTGATTTAGCGGAAAGACTTAAAATATCTAAATCCGTTTTTGATGAAAAACTAGAGCTCTTAAAAAAGATAGTACCCCAAATGCTTTCTGAAATTCTTAACAAGCCCTTTGTTCCGAACGGCGTGCCTCTGCGACATATGCAAGAAACAGTGGAGAAACAGATAGTTGCATACTTTGAGGAAGATATCCATCCGGCCATTCAAAACATATGCAGTGATGCTCTTTTGAACGAATTTAGGAGGAGAATTGAGGGTATTAAACGTGGTTCCTCTATCAAAAGGGATTCTGCTTGTGAATCTCTTCTGTGGTTGTTGGACTTGATTAAGCTCTGTAAAAGGGATGTATTTGAAGCTGCATTCACAATTTTTGTTGAAGATAAAGGCATTGTCCACACATTAGCAAAACCCTCCAATTTTTGGCTACTTTATATTAGTAAGACATATCGGTATAGCTCTTTTGAAAAACTAAATCATGATCAGAGCTTTTCTGATTCAGACAGGTCATGTTCGAGCCGTGTGCTAGAAATTTTAGTCCATAGGTTTCTGGACGCTCTGGCAAATGGAGATTTAATTATTCCCAAACTGAAACGTGTTTCTTTTCTGATAAACTGGGTGCCAGTTATAGCACATCTTATTTGTAGGTATGCCTGTGAACACAATGCGCGTGAACTTATTGATTGTAGTCCCGTTCGGGGTTTGAAATTCTCCGAGAGATTTGAAGGAGGAGTGACTAAAATATTAGCAAGCCTTCCTCTCCGTGATCAAAGCAAGATTCTAGACTCTTTTTCTGATACAGCTACGAAATTTCAAACTTGGGAGGGGGGAATCTTCCGTTGGTGGATTAATGCGATATGGATGGCAGTCATGGCTGCTAATGGCAACCACCTTCAGATAGAGTAG